A section of the Phaseolus vulgaris cultivar G19833 chromosome 8, P. vulgaris v2.0, whole genome shotgun sequence genome encodes:
- the LOC137824029 gene encoding CDP-diacylglycerol--glycerol-3-phosphate 3-phosphatidyltransferase 1, chloroplastic-like isoform X3: protein MVAEMNIRELSISKNDRTSMPAIANSKFLTLPTILTLGRVASIPLLVATFFMDGWRGTVATTGIFTAAAVTDWLDGYIARKMKMKSTFGAFLDPVADKLMVSATLVLLCTRPLEVAVFGQFPWLLIIPSITIIGREITMSALREWAASQGSKLLEVVAVNNLGKWKTATQMVALIILLATRDCRSQ, encoded by the exons ATGGTTGCCGAGATGAATATCCGTGAATTGTCCATATCTAAGAATGATCGTACTTCAATGCCTGCCATTGCCAATTCCAAATTCCTTACTCTGCCCACCATTTTGACTCTTGGCCGTGTCGCCTCTATACCTCTTCTTGTTGCCA CCTTCTTCATGGATGGTTGGCGAGGAACAGTTGCTACTACAGGTATCTTCACCGCTGCAGCAGTTACAGATTGGCTTGATGGTTATATTGCTCGTAAG ATGAAAATGAAATCTACATTTGGTGCCTTTTTAGATCCAGTAGCTGATAAG CTCATGGTTTCTGCCACATTGGTCTTATTATGTACTAGACCTTTGGAAGTTGCTGTGTTTGGACAATTTCCATGGCTATTGATTATTCCTTCAATCACCATAATTGGTAGAGAG ATAACCATGTCGGCACTCAGGGAATGGGCTGCTTCCCAGGGTAGCAAGCTTCTAGAG GTTGTTGCAGTTAATAATCTGGGGAAATGGAAAACAGCCACACAGATGGTGGCGTTAATTATCCTCCTTGCTACCCGGGACTGcag AAGTCAGTGA
- the LOC137826069 gene encoding GSH-induced LITAF domain protein, with product MEKKDEVVVGVPVYDGGENQYQRGVIPPNAVVGDPKGIPIYQTIYRDTPAPFNCPYCGTTALTTVRSKLSLAAFVGCLMPMMVGVCFLCPSMDCLWHKYHYCPKCQEKVADFEKSDPCVVMDPPHWTQESFALSG from the exons ATGGAGAAAAAGGATGAAGTGGTGGTTGGTGTGCCGGTGTATGACGGTGGCGAAAACCAATACCAGAGAGGGGTGATCCCTCCGAACGCGGTGGTCGGAGATCCCAAGGGCATCCCCATCTACCAGACCATTTACAGGGACACTCCTGCTCCGTTCAACTGTCCTTACTGTGGTACCACCGCTCTCACTACCGTCAG ATCCAAGCTCAGTTTGGCTGCATTTGTTGGATGCTTGATGCCCATGATGGTTGGAGTTTGCTTTCTTTGCCCTTCAATGGATTGCCTTTGGCATAAATATCACTACTGTCCTAAATGTCAAGAAAAG GTTGCTGACTTTGAGAAATCAGATCCCTGTGTTGTCATGGATCCACCACACTGGACTCAGGAGAGCTTTGCATTGTCTGGGTAG
- the LOC137825849 gene encoding protein CURLY FLAG LEAF 1-like, with the protein MEAITASLERSLQNCSLNNDNHQSRREDESAADAAVAPGLGISSTSDHVPDQDNNHRISNSDTTLELNSHISLPYHWEQCLDLKTGEIYYINWRNGMKAKEDPRRGEVAEYGVSRDCESEEESWYDSEESSSESCPSSSKENYQGSVEKQNVLVVAGCKGCLMYFMVPKQVEDCPKCSGQLLHFDRSENGSP; encoded by the exons ATGGAGGCGATCACTGCTTCCTTAGAGAGGTCTCTTCAAAACTGTTCTTTAAACAACGATAACCACCAGAGCAGGAGGGAAGACGAGTCAGCCGCAGATGCAGCAGTAGCACCAGGCTTAGGAATCTCATCCACCTCAGACCATGTCCCGGACCAGGATAATAATCATCGTATCTCTAACTCCGACACCACCTTAGAGCTCAACTCTCACATCTCACTCCCTTATCACTGGGAACAATGCCTAGATTTAAAG ACGGGGGAAATTTATTACATTAACTGGAGGAACGGAATGAAAGCAAAGGAGGATCCAAGAAGAGGAGAAGTGGCAGAGTATGGTGTTAGTAGGGATTGTGAATCGGAAGAAGAGAGCTGGTACGACAGCGAAGAGTCTTCATCAGAGTCATGCCCTTCTTCATCCAAAGAGAACTATCAGGGTTCGGTAGAGAAACAGAATGTTTTGGTGGTGGCTGGGTGCAAGGGCTGTCTCATGTATTTCATGGTGCCCAAGCAGGTTGAAGACTGCCCAAAATGTAGTGGTCAACTCCTCCACTTCGATCGATCCGAAAATGGCTCACCATGA
- the LOC137824029 gene encoding CDP-diacylglycerol--glycerol-3-phosphate 3-phosphatidyltransferase 1, chloroplastic-like isoform X2 — MVAEMNIRELSISKNDRTSMPAIANSKFLTLPTILTLGRVASIPLLVATFFMDGWRGTVATTGIFTAAAVTDWLDGYIARKMKMKSTFGAFLDPVADKLMVSATLVLLCTRPLEVAVFGQFPWLLIIPSITIIGREITMSALREWAASQGSKLLEVVAVNNLGKWKTATQMVALIILLATRDCSRGGPAILVGSGVVLLYISAGLSLWSFVVYTREICKVLRR; from the exons ATGGTTGCCGAGATGAATATCCGTGAATTGTCCATATCTAAGAATGATCGTACTTCAATGCCTGCCATTGCCAATTCCAAATTCCTTACTCTGCCCACCATTTTGACTCTTGGCCGTGTCGCCTCTATACCTCTTCTTGTTGCCA CCTTCTTCATGGATGGTTGGCGAGGAACAGTTGCTACTACAGGTATCTTCACCGCTGCAGCAGTTACAGATTGGCTTGATGGTTATATTGCTCGTAAG ATGAAAATGAAATCTACATTTGGTGCCTTTTTAGATCCAGTAGCTGATAAG CTCATGGTTTCTGCCACATTGGTCTTATTATGTACTAGACCTTTGGAAGTTGCTGTGTTTGGACAATTTCCATGGCTATTGATTATTCCTTCAATCACCATAATTGGTAGAGAG ATAACCATGTCGGCACTCAGGGAATGGGCTGCTTCCCAGGGTAGCAAGCTTCTAGAG GTTGTTGCAGTTAATAATCTGGGGAAATGGAAAACAGCCACACAGATGGTGGCGTTAATTATCCTCCTTGCTACCCGGGACTGcag TCGTGGAGGACCTGCCATTTTGGTAGGATCTGGTGTTGTCTTGCTTTACATTTCAGCAGGGCTTTCCTTATGGTCATTTGTAGTATATACGAGGGAAATTTGCAAGGTGTTGCGGAGGTAG
- the LOC137824029 gene encoding CDP-diacylglycerol--glycerol-3-phosphate 3-phosphatidyltransferase 1, chloroplastic-like isoform X1, translated as MVAEMNIRELSISKNDRTSMPAIANSKFLTLPTILTLGRVASIPLLVATFFMDGWRGTVATTGIFTAAAVTDWLDGYIARKMKMKSTFGAFLDPVADKLMVSATLVLLCTRPLEVAVFGQFPWLLIIPSITIIGREITMSALREWAASQGSKLLEVVAVNNLGKWKTATQMVALIILLATRDCSRGGPAILVGSGVVLLYISAGLSLWSFVVYTREICKVLRRSQ; from the exons ATGGTTGCCGAGATGAATATCCGTGAATTGTCCATATCTAAGAATGATCGTACTTCAATGCCTGCCATTGCCAATTCCAAATTCCTTACTCTGCCCACCATTTTGACTCTTGGCCGTGTCGCCTCTATACCTCTTCTTGTTGCCA CCTTCTTCATGGATGGTTGGCGAGGAACAGTTGCTACTACAGGTATCTTCACCGCTGCAGCAGTTACAGATTGGCTTGATGGTTATATTGCTCGTAAG ATGAAAATGAAATCTACATTTGGTGCCTTTTTAGATCCAGTAGCTGATAAG CTCATGGTTTCTGCCACATTGGTCTTATTATGTACTAGACCTTTGGAAGTTGCTGTGTTTGGACAATTTCCATGGCTATTGATTATTCCTTCAATCACCATAATTGGTAGAGAG ATAACCATGTCGGCACTCAGGGAATGGGCTGCTTCCCAGGGTAGCAAGCTTCTAGAG GTTGTTGCAGTTAATAATCTGGGGAAATGGAAAACAGCCACACAGATGGTGGCGTTAATTATCCTCCTTGCTACCCGGGACTGcag TCGTGGAGGACCTGCCATTTTGGTAGGATCTGGTGTTGTCTTGCTTTACATTTCAGCAGGGCTTTCCTTATGGTCATTTGTAGTATATACGAGGGAAATTTGCAAGGTGTTGCGGAG AAGTCAGTGA